One genomic window of Gossypium hirsutum isolate 1008001.06 chromosome D11, Gossypium_hirsutum_v2.1, whole genome shotgun sequence includes the following:
- the LOC107924774 gene encoding uncharacterized protein isoform X6, whose amino-acid sequence MGISIQRGRHCLNFVGLILRSVSNQLIGSRFTGKLMCRNSCLDEAAEIALLPSFSGCLGEIQILENILQYIGYVDDMSNLASDYLKLSYHCQQFGCYSRRLRLQNVLCVLESCQLLRKSNLQSLVVQWIRSSEHVAGLCKLLNQNSRTLTSLEFVHCKISSSFMDTICGSLCSSGAETHQIHHFSISSSSFHEIDPVSLAHSLASFLSSGRSLRSLKLCDNNLDRNFAKSVFSTLLDSSCSLTSFDLSENNISGWLSIFNWKSNTFLSSSGVTKSLQSLRILKLGGNNLQKDDAGNLRYVLVQMPSLEILDLSDNPIEDDGIRSAKSLIPYFAEASKSCSPLTDLNLGSCELSSDGVILLLDVLSTLARPLNSLSLADNGLGSQVAEALGKFWGTSIQVLNLEGIGLGPSGFRKLRDIRMENLKLVKLNISKNRGGIETAKFLSKLILHAPKLVAVNAAYNLMPAESLPLICSALKTAKGHVEQVDLRGNICEYQPSHDTMLAEFQHNGKPILILPSSVALNIPYDDDP is encoded by the exons ATGGGAATTTCGATACAGCGTGGAAGGCATTGTTTAAATTTCGTTGGCCTGATCTTGCGGAGTGTGTCAAACCAGTTGATTGGCAGCAGATTTACTGGGAAACTCATGTGCAGAA ACAGTTGCCTAGATGAAGCAGCAGAGATAGCTTTGCTTCCATCATTTAGTGGATGCCTTGGTGAGATACAGATTTTAG AGAATATACTGCAATACATTGGGTATGTGGATGATATGAGTAACTTGGCTTCAGATTACTTGAAATTATCTTACCACTGCCAGCAATTTGGGTGTTATTCTAG ACGGTTGAGACTTCAAAATGTGCTCTGTGTTTTAGAATCTTGT CAACTTTTGAGGAAGTCCAACTTGCAAAGCTTGGTGGTACAGTGGATCAGATCCTCAGAACAT GTTGCTGGATTATGCAAACTTCTCAATCAGAACTCTAGAACATTAACATCACTTGAATTTGTACACTGCAAGATCTCTTCCAGCTTTATGGACACAATTTGTGGTTCCTTGTGCTCAAGTGGTGCAGAAACTCACCAAATACATCACTTCTCCATTAGCTCTTCAAGCTTTCATGAGATTGATCCAGTTTCCCTAGCTCATAGCCTTGCATCATTTCTATCATCAGGAAG GTCCTTGCGGTCATTAAAGCTATGTGACAACAACCTGGATCGGAATTTTGCCAAAAGTGTTTTTAGTACTCTACTGGATTCTTCGTGCAGTCTAACAAGCTTTGACCTTTCAGAAAACAAT ATATCTGGATGGCTTTCTATTTTCAACTGGAAATCAAATACCTTTCTGTCATCTTCTGGAGTGACCAAATCTTTGCAGTCATTACGCATCCTCAAGCTAGG GGGTAATAATCTACAGAAAGATGATGCTGGTAATCTAAGATATGTCCTGGTTCAAATGCCGAGCTTGGAGATTTTGGATCTTAGTGACAATCCAATTGAAGATGATGGCATCAGGTCTGCAAA AAGTTTAATCCCTTATTTTGCTGAAGCATCTAAAAGTTGCTCTCCCTTGACGGATTTGAATCTGGGAAGTTGTGAGCTTTCCAGTGATGGAGTGATTCTACTTCTGGATGTCCTATCAACCTTAGCGAGACCATTGAATTCTCTCTCTCTTGCTGATAATGGCCTTGGCAG CCAAGTAGCAGAAGCTTTGGGAAAGTTTTGGGGTACATCTATCCAAGTACTTAATCTCGAAGGTATAGGACTGGGTCCATCAGGATTTCGTAAACTAAGGGATATAAGAATGGAGAACTTGAAGCTTGTTAAACTTAACATAAG CAAAAATCGTGGTGGGATTGAAACTGCAAAGTTTTTGTCAAAGCTCATTCTCCATGCTCCTAAACTTGTTGCAGTCAATGCAGCATATAATCTCATGCCTGCAGAATCCTTGCCGTTAATATGCTCCGCACTGAAAACTGCAAAAG GTCATGTGGAGCAAGTGGACTTGAGGGGGAATATCTGTGAGTATCAGCCCTCCCATGATACCATGCTCGCTGAATTTCAACATAACGGAAAGCCTATTTTGATTCTTCCGTCGTCGGTAGCCTTAAACATACCTTATGATGATGACCCGTAG
- the LOC107924774 gene encoding uncharacterized protein isoform X8, whose translation MCRNSCLDEAAEIALLPSFSGCLGEIQILENILQYIGYVDDMSNLASDYLKLSYHCQQFGCYSRRLRLQNVLCVLESCQLLRKSNLQSLVVQWIRSSEHVAGLCKLLNQNSRTLTSLEFVHCKISSSFMDTICGSLCSSGAETHQIHHFSISSSSFHEIDPVSLAHSLASFLSSGRSLRSLKLCDNNLDRNFAKSVFSTLLDSSCSLTSFDLSENNISGWLSIFNWKSNTFLSSSGVTKSLQSLRILKLGGNNLQKDDAGNLRYVLVQMPSLEILDLSDNPIEDDGIRSAKSLIPYFAEASKSCSPLTDLNLGSCELSSDGVILLLDVLSTLARPLNSLSLADNGLGSQVAEALGKFWGTSIQVLNLEGIGLGPSGFRKLRDIRMENLKLVKLNISKNRGGIETAKFLSKLILHAPKLVAVNAAYNLMPAESLPLICSALKTAKGHVEQVDLRGNICEYQPSHDTMLAEFQHNGKPILILPSSVALNIPYDDDP comes from the exons ATGTGCAGAA ACAGTTGCCTAGATGAAGCAGCAGAGATAGCTTTGCTTCCATCATTTAGTGGATGCCTTGGTGAGATACAGATTTTAG AGAATATACTGCAATACATTGGGTATGTGGATGATATGAGTAACTTGGCTTCAGATTACTTGAAATTATCTTACCACTGCCAGCAATTTGGGTGTTATTCTAG ACGGTTGAGACTTCAAAATGTGCTCTGTGTTTTAGAATCTTGT CAACTTTTGAGGAAGTCCAACTTGCAAAGCTTGGTGGTACAGTGGATCAGATCCTCAGAACAT GTTGCTGGATTATGCAAACTTCTCAATCAGAACTCTAGAACATTAACATCACTTGAATTTGTACACTGCAAGATCTCTTCCAGCTTTATGGACACAATTTGTGGTTCCTTGTGCTCAAGTGGTGCAGAAACTCACCAAATACATCACTTCTCCATTAGCTCTTCAAGCTTTCATGAGATTGATCCAGTTTCCCTAGCTCATAGCCTTGCATCATTTCTATCATCAGGAAG GTCCTTGCGGTCATTAAAGCTATGTGACAACAACCTGGATCGGAATTTTGCCAAAAGTGTTTTTAGTACTCTACTGGATTCTTCGTGCAGTCTAACAAGCTTTGACCTTTCAGAAAACAAT ATATCTGGATGGCTTTCTATTTTCAACTGGAAATCAAATACCTTTCTGTCATCTTCTGGAGTGACCAAATCTTTGCAGTCATTACGCATCCTCAAGCTAGG GGGTAATAATCTACAGAAAGATGATGCTGGTAATCTAAGATATGTCCTGGTTCAAATGCCGAGCTTGGAGATTTTGGATCTTAGTGACAATCCAATTGAAGATGATGGCATCAGGTCTGCAAA AAGTTTAATCCCTTATTTTGCTGAAGCATCTAAAAGTTGCTCTCCCTTGACGGATTTGAATCTGGGAAGTTGTGAGCTTTCCAGTGATGGAGTGATTCTACTTCTGGATGTCCTATCAACCTTAGCGAGACCATTGAATTCTCTCTCTCTTGCTGATAATGGCCTTGGCAG CCAAGTAGCAGAAGCTTTGGGAAAGTTTTGGGGTACATCTATCCAAGTACTTAATCTCGAAGGTATAGGACTGGGTCCATCAGGATTTCGTAAACTAAGGGATATAAGAATGGAGAACTTGAAGCTTGTTAAACTTAACATAAG CAAAAATCGTGGTGGGATTGAAACTGCAAAGTTTTTGTCAAAGCTCATTCTCCATGCTCCTAAACTTGTTGCAGTCAATGCAGCATATAATCTCATGCCTGCAGAATCCTTGCCGTTAATATGCTCCGCACTGAAAACTGCAAAAG GTCATGTGGAGCAAGTGGACTTGAGGGGGAATATCTGTGAGTATCAGCCCTCCCATGATACCATGCTCGCTGAATTTCAACATAACGGAAAGCCTATTTTGATTCTTCCGTCGTCGGTAGCCTTAAACATACCTTATGATGATGACCCGTAG